DNA sequence from the Brevundimonas sp. NIBR10 genome:
CAGACCCACGCCCACATCCAGATCCCGCCCGGGCCGCGCCTCGGCAATGTCGTGCTGGAGGTCGAGGGCCTGCAGAAGTCGTATGGCGAGAAACTGCTGTTCGACAACCTGACCTTCAAGCTCCCGCCCAACGGCATCGTCGGCGTCATCGGCCCCAACGGCGCCGGCAAATCGACCATGTTCCGCATGATCACCGGCCAGGAACAGCCCGACGGCGGCACCATCAAGGTGGGCGAGACGGTCAAGCTGGCCTATGTCGACCAGTCGCGCGACAGCCTTGACCCCAACAAGACCATCTGGGAAGAGATCAGCGGCGGCACCGACGTGATGATGGTCGGCAAGCGCGAGATCAACACCCGCGCCTATGTCGGCAGCTTCAACTTCAAGGGCGGCGACCAGCAGAAGAAGGTCGGCCAACTTTCGGGCGGTGAGCGCAACCGCGTCCACCTGGCCAAGACCCTGGCCACCGGCGGCAACCTGATCCTGCTCGACGAACCGACCAACGACCTGGACATCGAGACGCTGCAGAACCTGGAAGAGGCCCTGGAGGAGTTCGCGGGCTGCGCCGTGGTCATCTCCCACGACCGCTGGTTCCTGGACCGTCTGGCGACCCACATCCTGGCCTTCGAGGGCGACAGCCACGTCGAATGGTTCGAGGGCAATTTCGAGGCCTACGAAGAGGACAAGAAACGCCGCCTGGGCACCGACGCCCTGATCCCGCACCGGATCAAATTCCAGAAGTTCGGGCGGTAATCTGACCTGACCGCGCGCTTTGAGTCTTGTCGCCGGCGAGCTTTTCCTCGACGCTGCGTACAGTGCTTTAGCGTGTATCAGGTGAACGACCGTGCCGACCTATAATGGAACTACCGCGAACGATAATCTTCGCGGTTCGAGCGGCGACGACAACATGGCCGGGAACGGCGGAGACGATTCGCTCGACGGGTCCGGCGGCAACGACTTCCTGCTGGGCGGCGTCGGAGACGACGTTCTTTTCGGTGGTTCGGGTCTGGATGTTCTGATCGGCGGTGACGGCGACGATCTGCTGTGGGGCGGAGGGTTCGGCAACACGGGTATCGCCGTGCCGGACCAGACCCGTGACGATCTCGACGGCGGGGCTGGCAATGACAGTATCCTGATCGGCAACCTCGACACCGCGCTCGGCGGTGCCGGCGACGACGTCTTCGAGGCCGAGGAGCAGGGGAACGCTTCCTACCGCGCCACCATGGACGGTGGCGCAGACGAAGATGTCGCCAACTTCAGTTTCGTTCGCTATCGGCCCACGATCTATCTGGACCCGGCCGCGACGGCCGCAGATGGCTTTACGCTGCGAAGTATCGAGTTGGTGCTGCTCGGCGATTTTGGATCGAGAGTGATCGGCGGCTCGGGCGACGACAGCGTTCTGGGCGGTGCCGGTGTGGACGAGATCGACGGAGGATCCGGGGCCGATCTGCTGACCGGCGAGGCCGGGAACGACATCCTGCGTGGCGGCGAAGGCGACGACCTGCTGATCGGCGGAGTCGGAAGCGACACCCTGGATGGTGGAGGAGGCGCGGACGTCTTCGCCTATTTGGCCACGAACGAGTCCCCGTCGAACGGTTCGACGGGTCCGGACGTGATCCAGAACTTCCAGACCGGTCTGGACAAGATCGACCTGACGGCCCTGCTGCCGACAAGCATCACGATCTCGACGGACGGGGCCTACACCCTCGTGTCGGCACAGACGCCGACTGGTGCCTTCGCAGTACGGGTTCTCGGTGCCGTTCTGCTCGGGGACGTCATCCCGTCGATCTCCGTCCCCGGGGAGCAGTTCAACGGCACTGCCGGTTCGGACCTCCTGACCGGCACGAACGGAAACGATGTGATCGTGGGCGGCGGTGGTTCGGACACGCTGACGGGCGGAGCGGGTGCCGACACCTTCCGGTACCGCGCGGCCTCGGACTCAACGGCGGCGGCACAGGAAACCATCACGGACTTCGTCGGAGGGACGGACCGGATCGACCTGACGGCGCTGAACTCGACGTCGATCTCGATCGCACGACTGGCAGGCGGCGGCTCCGTGGTGTTTGCCGAAACCGCGGCCGGGGCGTTTCAGACCTTCGTCGCGGGGGCCAATCTGAACGGCGGCGACCTCGCCTTCACGGGCGGGTTCGGGGTCTATGTGATCGGCTCGGAGGGCAATGACACCATTGTGGGCACAGCCCTGCCCGATCCCATCGTCGGCAACGGCGGGTTTGACAGTATCACCGGTGGGGGTGGAGCTGATGCCTTGGCAGGCGGCGCGGGGCAGGACGTGTTCCGCTATGTGTCCCAAGGCGATTCCAACCAGACGACGGGGTTCGACAACCTCTACGACTTCACGTCGGGCGAGGACTGGATCAACATGTCGGCCCTTGGAGCGACGTCGGTCTCGATCCTGAGGAGCGATAACGGGTCCAGCTTCCTCTACGCGGAGACGCCCCAGGGCATATTCCTGACCACGGCCGCAGGGCGCGCCATACAGGCGAGCGACCTCCTCTATGGAGACGGCCCGATCGGCGGCAGCTTCGGCGTCTATATGGTCGGATCCGGCGTCGCCGACGTCCTGACCGGCACCTTCCAGGCCGATCCGATCTATGGCGGGGCGGGCGACGACATCATTACCGGCGGCGGCGGTGCCGATGCCCTGTTC
Encoded proteins:
- a CDS encoding calcium-binding protein, whose protein sequence is MPTYNGTTANDNLRGSSGDDNMAGNGGDDSLDGSGGNDFLLGGVGDDVLFGGSGLDVLIGGDGDDLLWGGGFGNTGIAVPDQTRDDLDGGAGNDSILIGNLDTALGGAGDDVFEAEEQGNASYRATMDGGADEDVANFSFVRYRPTIYLDPAATAADGFTLRSIELVLLGDFGSRVIGGSGDDSVLGGAGVDEIDGGSGADLLTGEAGNDILRGGEGDDLLIGGVGSDTLDGGGGADVFAYLATNESPSNGSTGPDVIQNFQTGLDKIDLTALLPTSITISTDGAYTLVSAQTPTGAFAVRVLGAVLLGDVIPSISVPGEQFNGTAGSDLLTGTNGNDVIVGGGGSDTLTGGAGADTFRYRAASDSTAAAQETITDFVGGTDRIDLTALNSTSISIARLAGGGSVVFAETAAGAFQTFVAGANLNGGDLAFTGGFGVYVIGSEGNDTIVGTALPDPIVGNGGFDSITGGGGADALAGGAGQDVFRYVSQGDSNQTTGFDNLYDFTSGEDWINMSALGATSVSILRSDNGSSFLYAETPQGIFLTTAAGRAIQASDLLYGDGPIGGSFGVYMVGSGVADVLTGTFQADPIYGGAGDDIITGGGGADALFGDAGADTFVYRAASDSTQAMTDGIFGFVSGTDKLDLRAVRTGAADTFGIAYLSGGSFLFVDLGGNGTTDMVIGLSATTLVASDILWSTGAIGQEPVLKEAGPQTLPLGEGARLFPTGLMSDLSSFTLDLNPATERGPRVGEDWYL